From Lolium perenne isolate Kyuss_39 chromosome 5, Kyuss_2.0, whole genome shotgun sequence, a single genomic window includes:
- the LOC127299598 gene encoding amino acid permease 6: protein MGTERRSVVYDAEGGDDHERQGTVWTATSHIVAAVVGSGVLALAWTVAQLGWAVGPLVLLGFSGVTYYTSTLLANCYRYPDPVSGSVNREYIDAVRCYLGRKSVLLCGCAQYVNLWGTLVGYTITASTSMIAVKRVNCFHRSGFSVTGCDGSGSTYMVVFGLMQLLLSQLPSLHNIAWLSVVAVATSFGYSFISLGLCAAKWASHGDVRGTLAGASIDAPRDKAFNVLLALGNIAFSYTFADVLIEIQDTLRSPPAENKTMKRASLYGLSMTTVFYLLLGCIGYAAFGNDAPGNILTGYAFYEPYWLVDVANVCVIVHLAGAYQVFAQPIFARLESYVACRWPDSKIITATYYVRVPGRPSSSVPVAPLKLVLRTVIIMFTTLVAMLLPFFNAVLGLIGALGFWPLSVYFPVSMHIARLSIRRGEGRWWSLQAMSFVCLLISLAASIGSVQDIVHNLKTATPFKTVD, encoded by the exons ATGGGAACGGAGAGGAGATCAGTTGTGTACGATGCTGAAGGAGGCGACGATCATGAGAGGCAAG GGACCGTGTGGACGGCGACGTCGCACATCGTGGCGGCGGTGGTCGGCTCCGGCGTGCTAGCTCTGGCGTGGACGGTGGCGCAGCTGGGGTGGGCGGTCGGCCCGCTCGTCCTCCTGGGCTTCTCCGGCGTCACCTACTACACCTCCACACTCCTCGCCAACTGCTACCGCTACCCGGACCCTGTCAGCGGCTCCGTCAACCGCGAGTACATCGACGCCGTCCGATGCTACCTTG GTCGAAAGAGCGTGCTGCTGTGCGGATGCGCGCAGTACGTGAACCTGTGGGGCACGCTTGTTGGCTACACCATCACGGCAAGCACCAGCATGAT CGCGGTGAAGCGGGTGAACTGCTTTCACCGGTCGGGATTCAGCGTGACGGGATGCGACGGGTCGGGGAGCACGTACATGGTGGTTTTCGGCCTGATGCAGCTGCTTCTCTCCCAGCTCCCCAGCCTCCACAACATCGCCTGGCTCTCCGTCGTCGCCGTCGCCACCTCCTTCGGCTActccttcatcagcctcggcctcTGCGCCGCCAAGTGGGCCTCCCACGGCGACGTCCGCGGCACCCTCGCCGGCGCCAGCATCGACGCGCCCCGCGACAAGGCCTTCAACGTCCTCCTCGCGCTCGGCAACATCGCCTTCTCCTACACCTTCGCCGACGTGCTCATCGAGATCCAGGACACGCTCAGGTCGCCCCCGGCGGAGAACAAGACCATGAAGCGCGCCTCGCTCTACGGCCTCAGCATGACCACCGTCTTCTACCTCCTGCTCGGCTGCATCGGCTACGCGGCATTCGGCAACGACGCCCCCGGGAACATCCTCACCGGCTACGCCTTCTATGAGCCCTACTGGCTCGTCGACGTCGCCAACGTCTGCGTCATCGTGCACCTCGCCGGCGCCTACCAGGTGTTCGCGCAGCCAATCTTCGCGAGGCTCGAGAGCTACGTCGCGTGCCGGTGGCCCGACTCCAAGATCATCACCGCCACCTACTACGTGCGCGTGCCGGGCCGGCCGTCCTCGTCGGTGCCGGTGGCGCCGCTCAAGCTGGTGCTGCGCACCGTCATCATCATGTTCACCACGCTGGTGGCGATGCTGCTGCCGTTTTTCAACGCCGTGCTGGGGCTCATCGGCGCGCTCGGCTTCTGGCCGCTCTCCGTCTACTTCCCCGTCAGCATGCACATCGCTAGGCTAAGCATCAGGCGCGGCGAGGGGCGGTGGTGGTCGCTTCAGGCCATGAGCTTCGTCTGCCTCCTCATCTCCCTCGCCGCCAGCATCGGGTCCGTGCAGGACATCGTGCACAACCTCAAGACCGCCACGCCCTTCAAGACTGTCGACTGA